A region from the Gossypium hirsutum isolate 1008001.06 chromosome A08, Gossypium_hirsutum_v2.1, whole genome shotgun sequence genome encodes:
- the LOC107939699 gene encoding ubiquitin carboxyl-terminal hydrolase 3 — protein sequence MATPDESPAAKRWLPLEANPDVMNQFLWGLGLPESEAECCDVYGLDDELLSMVPQPVLAVLFLYPITSQTEEERLQQDNEKRDVSSKVYFMKQTVGNACGTIGLLHSVGNITSEIKLQEGSFLDRFFKSTAIMDPLERAAFLEKDGEMEVAHTVAATAGDTEASENVDTHFICFTCVDGQLYELDGRKSGPISHGASSRGTLLQDAAEVIKGMIQKNPESFNFNVIALTKKVAGAV from the exons ATGGCAACTCCAGACGAAAGTCCTGCAGCTAAGAGATGGCTTCCTCTCGAAGCTAACCCCGATGTCATGAACCAg TTTCTTTGGGGTCTGGGTCTTCCAGAGAGTGAGGCAGAGTGCTGCGATGTTTATGGCTTGGATGATGAACTCCTATCAATGGTTCCACAGCCTGTTCTTGCTGTGCTTTTTCTTTATCCAATAACTTCTCAG ACTGAAGAAGAGAGATTGCAGCAAGATAATGAGAAAAGA GATGTTAGCAGTAAGGTTTATTTCATGAAACAAACTGTGGGAAATGCTTGTGGAACGATTGGGCTTCTTCACAGTGTTGGAAATATTACTTCAGAAATCAAGCTAC AAGAGGGATCCTTTTTAGATAGGTTTTTTAAATCTACTGCAATCATGGATCCATTGGAG CGTGCTGCATTTCTTGAGAAAGATGGAGAGATGGAAGTTGCTCACACTGTGGCAGCTACAGCTGGTGATACGGAG GCTTCTGAGAATGTGGATACTCACTTTATCTGCTTTACATGTGTTGATG GGCAGCTTTATGAACTTGATGGAAGGAAGTCAGGACCAATATCCCATGGTGCATCCTCACGAGGTACCTTGTTGCAG GATGCAGCCGAAGTGATCAAGGGAATGATCCAGAAAAATCCAGAGTCATTCAATTTCAATGTCATTGCACTTACTAAGAAGGTGGCAGGTGCAGTGTAA
- the LOC107939702 gene encoding uncharacterized protein → MEDLNSEISGFSCSIPSEPPDIRNWFSSYKYESFVLDTCENFGGFFSEERESDKYDLGVGKNNREKEENFDGSAAEIREADEHDNFNSKEDSLHSLSVLSEPPDIRKWCSSYVYESPLLDTNDGFKRDISSKNECGEDKLVNEECINDFADSDKFQQNTSDKICSIKVIKCSSSLVERENESHPLFSEPLDIGNWFPDYVYESPVLDTDDELEDSVSENTEPSRDKFVVEDSKRQKRDNFKTTTKTGCRDEVVAGKKMFSNGFEECNSPIRHDEQEKKSTSKDFGEVKPTHGSNDKENGSITTKKNKFITANDENCRREAGEIVLQGSGKTTGGEKDYGVTKRKVLAETTNVKVEQQCEAKAMEIMGKWRCPRKSKPPRGPPLKQLRLERWINRV, encoded by the exons ATGGAGGATCTCAATTCTGAG ATTTCAGGTTTCTCATGCTCCATTCCTTCTG AACCTCCTGATATAAGGAACTGGTTTTCTTCTTACAAGTATGAATCTTTTGTCTTGGATACATGCGAGAATTTCGGAGGATTTTTTTCAGAAGAAAGGGAAAGCGACAAATATGATTTGGGTGTAGGAAAAAATaatagagaaaaagaagaaaactttGATGGGTCTGCTGCAGAAATTAGAGAAGCTGATGAACATGACAACTTTAACTCTAAGGag GATTCATTACATTCCCTTTCAGTCCTTTCTG AGCCTCCTGATATCAGAAAATGGTGTTCAAGCTATGTGTACGAGTCTCCTTTGTTGGACACCAATGATGGTTTCAAAAGAGATATTTCTAGTAAAAATGAATGTGGGGAAGATAAACTTGTCAATGAAGAATGCATCAATGATTTTGCGGATTCAGATAAATTTCAACAAAATACCTCTGACAAGATTTGCTCAATTAAAGTGATCAAATGCAGTAGTTCATTGGTAGAAAGGGAGAATGAATCACACCCTCTCTTTTCTG AACCTCTAGATATTGGAAATTGGTTCCCGGACTATGTGTATGAGTCACCTGTATTGGATACAGATGATGAACTTGAAGACAGTGTTTCTGAAAACACAGAACCAAGTCGGGATAAATTTGTTGTTGAAGACAGCAAGAGACAGAAACGAGATAATTTCAAGACAACAACAAAAACAGGTTGTAGAGATGAGGTGGTTGCTGGTAAGAAGATGTTCTCAAATGGATTTGAGGAATGTAATAGCCCCATCAGACATGATGAGCAAGAAAAGAAGTCCACTAGTAAG GATTTTGGTGAGGTCAAACCAACACATGGAAGCAATGACAAAGAAAATGGTTCCATCACAACAAAGAAGAACAAGTTTATAACAGCAAATGATGAAAATTGTCGGAGAGAAGCAGGAGAGATTGTGTTACAGGGTTCAGGAAAAACAACAGGTGGTGAAAAGGATTATGGGGTGACGAAAAGAAAGGTGTTGGCTGAAACAACCAATGTAAAAGTTGAGCAACAGTGTGAGGCAAAGGCAATGGAGATAATGGGAAAATGGCGTTGTCCTCGGAAAAGCAAGCCACCCCGCGGCCCCCCACTGAAGCAGCTTCGACTTGAACGATGGATTAACAGGGTGTGA